A window of Zingiber officinale cultivar Zhangliang chromosome 5A, Zo_v1.1, whole genome shotgun sequence contains these coding sequences:
- the LOC121982506 gene encoding uncharacterized protein LOC121982506 isoform X7, whose product MVLPTDKNEVPRLDKMMQPPDSFVCSDLLDHTDKHLNAGKRGVRDKVCTRDRNKTVRAKRICYHHVTNDSRAGNLEKENIQDSQHHPGFLPKSAAAASDDTCQQIADCKCRGIFNQIPERNILSQEMGDSDNSVDKHVIYVRENNSTGQDPCPTGVNNVSDDDNSTKNAIRLSNAGMSPSGVLPKAVESGEMLASENYSELYISDTCDVEKSHCLLGDAADFQSVRGSSTCINPGPECSSLRDAALKGFVNDSIPETGPLSGSSNSGSEKADLSASDKELANSMISFLLPRAVPLLEKTYVRRKSRYGSQAVRLGATLTLFKASSAEHMAKNDQSTDKIYEEGLDANRLMNGTQEKVPQTLNYQISISCQMAKMEDAIDDCLPHKTSDHTLYLEDPKNMIPDSYEDDKYVCDVHPNEHTNVACESECKASAESRENNNITNLNILGESSGKPLDSEVLFPKETIKNEYLTDSLVEYLEEAFNDDLRLEKERSDADCLGVSVNHNLPYLNSDVVNHEEKEISESMLHYNNGKWKMKCMGQCSTAANASSNNLNEGDMCALATLVEVPQNKNGKTSKDIQSLVLDNQIEFAVLDATEQKVCEVGDQTGFNHALAVESTNVLLVNVNGDKMLLSDDGQHTDRTNKCQRLSNKSQFSGNCNVPFSESIICRNYMDSDVTATRPTEISRSVQTKLTCYQSNSAVVSQSQNVTDYVDVNMKHSEFHDHSVNRTEENDSTSKPHPSFQFCQQAYQGPVNCVPSQNIEVTELLSFSDEKPATRNIRHEQTNICQRQPNSNDQFDDSLFRAVRLDEVLDESFELAGCYRQPKPVLFILLRPYEDDLQISVICGIRESDERFVFIYKVPLKDQGEICPYFIGYTSLMLPLLPGPAIGNTMYKGSCLQFTPDGQSIVFVSTIRAPLCRTQSMHCSCSMCTSVCCEENAVLIGKVFMGYVLPSATLTTIESLSCIAVYEPNYVIAAELSGTLRVWLMNCNWSKSLEEFVLPSFDYLRPAVELKTVPKSDCLLVGHNGIGSFGLWNISKRVLLSRFLNPGNLIFQILPIGMFNFQDEINTSSCQNMKLMQEISHHRVAEAVATPLQDDNAVWILVSADTDSDPQVVNHPKERQPTSNASWRPALLVRNIVVMGHMVDFRASSVDVSDGYGFIGTHDGVLYKWELSTGKKLSNLLRVQSGSIMCTAVDSKSGVVAVADEKCRLLILRQKIM is encoded by the exons ATGGTATTGCCTACTGATAAAAACGAAGTTCCAAGATTGGATAAAATGATGCAACCTCCAGACTCTTTTGTATGTAGTGATTTACTTGATCACACAGACAAGCATCTAAATGCTGGAAAAAGGGGTGTGAGGGACAAAGTATGTACAAGAGACAGAAACAAGACGGTTAGAGCTAAAAGGATTTGTTACCACCATGTGACAAATGATTCTAGAGCTGGAAATCTAGAGAAAGAAAAT ATTCAGGATTCTCAACATCATCCTGGTTTCTTACCAAAGAGTGCTGCTGCTGCAAGTGATGATACATGCCAACAAATAGCAGATTGTAAATGCAGAGGAATTTTCAATCAAATTCCAGAAAGAAATATTCTGTCACAGGAGATGGGAGATTCTGATAATTCTGTTGATAAACATGTTATCTATGTCAGGGAAAATAACTCTACAGGTCAAGATCCTTGCCCCACTGGAGTGAACAATGTTTCTGATGATGACAATAGCACG AAAAATGCTATTAGGTTATCAAATGCCGGAATGAGTCCGTCAGGTGTTTTACCAAAAGCAGTGGAAAGTGGAGAAATGTTGGCGTCTGAAAATTATTCAGAATTATACATTTCTGATACATGTGATGTGGAAAAAT cACATTGCTTGTTAGGTGATGCTGCTGATTTTCAATCAGTGAGAGGGAGTTCAACATGCATAAATCCTGGACCAGAATGTTCAAGTTTGCGGGATGCTGCTTTGAAAGGATTTGTCAATGATTCAATTCCAGAAACTGGCCCATTGTCTGGTTCTTCAAATTCTGGTTCTGAGAAAGCAGATCTGAGTGCATCTGATAAAGAATTGGCAAACTCCATGATATCTTTTCTGCTTCCTCGAGCTGTTCCTCTTCTTGAGAAGACTTATGTGAGAAGGAAGTCAAGATATGGGAGCCAGGCAGTGAGACTTGGTGCAACTTTGACTTTGTTTAAAGCAAGCTCTGCAGAACATATGGCTAAGAATGATCAGTCGACTGACAAAATATATGAAG AAGGGCTGGATGCTAATAGGCTAATGAATGGAACACAAGAAAAAGTTCCTCAGACATTGAATTACCAAATTTCAATTTCATGCCAAATGGCAAAAATGGAGGATGCTATTGATGATTGCTTACCCCATAAGACATCTGATCATACACTATATTTGGAAGATCCAAAGAATATGATTCCAGATAGCTATGAGGATGATAAATATGTTTGTGATGTTCATCCAAATGAGCATACAAATGTTGCTTGTGAATCTGAATGTAAAGCTTCTGCTGAATCCAGAGAAAATAATAACATAACCAATCTTAATATTCTTGGCGAGAGTTCTGGAAAGCCTTTGGACTCTGAAGTTTTGTTTCCTAAGGAAACAATTAAGAATGAATATTTAACAGATTCTCTTGTGGAGTATTTGGAAGAAGCATTTAATGATGATCTCCGTCTTGAAAAAGAACGTTCAGATGCTGACTGTTTAGGTGTTTCTGTTAATCATAACTTGCCATATTTGAATTCTGATGTTGTTAATCATGAAGAAAAGGAAATATCTGAATCTATGCTGCATTATAATAATGGAAAATGGAAAATGAAGTGCATGGGGCAATGCTCTACTGCTGCAAATGCTAGTTCTAATAACTTAAATGAGGGAGATATGTGTGCACTAGCAACACTTGTAGAAGTGCCACAAAACAAGAATGGTAAAACCAGCAAAGACATTCAAAGTTTGGTTTTGGATAACCAGATAGAGTTTGCAGTTCTTGATGCTACTGAACAAAAAGTTTGTGAGGTTGGAGATCAAACAGGTTTTAATCATGCATTAGCAGTAGAATCTACAAATGTATTGCTGGTTAATGTTAATGGAGATAAGATGTTGCTTTCGGATGATGGGCAACATACTGACAGAACCAACAAGTGTCAAAGGCTTTCTAATAAATCTCAGTTTTCTGGCAATTGCAACGTTCCTTTTTCAGAAAGTATAATCTGCAGAAATTATATGGATTCTGATGTTACAGCTACAAGGCCAACAGAAATTTCTAGGAGTGTGCAAACCAAGCTGACATGTTATCAATCAAATTCAGCAGTTGTTTCACAGAGTCAAAATGTGACTGACTATGTTGATGTTAACATGAAACATTCTGAGTTTCATGATCATTCTGTTAATCGCACAGAGGAGAATGACTCCACGAGTAAGCCCCATCCATCCTTCCAATTTTGCCAACAAGCATATCAGGGGCCTGTCAACTGTGTGCCAAGCCAAAACATAGAAGTTACGGAACTGCTATCTTTTTCAGATGAAAAACCAGCCACAAGGAATATTAGACATGAACAAACAAACATTTGCCAAAGACAGCCAAATTCTAATGATCAGTTTGATGATTCTTTGTTCAGAGCTGTTAGATTGGATGAAGTATTGGATGAATCTTTTGAGCTTGCTGGTTGCTATAGGCAACCCAAGCCAGTCTTGTTCATCTTGTTGAGACCCTATGAGGATGATTTACAAATTTCTGTGATCTGTGGCATTCGAGAAAGTGATGAAAGGTTTGTCTTTATATACAAGGTCCCTTTAAAAGATCAGGGAGAGATCTGTCCATATTTTATTGGCTACACTTCGCTTATGTTGCCTCTCCTTCCTGGACCGGCAATTGGAAAT ACAATGTATAAAGGATCTTGTTTACAGTTCACTCCCGATGGGCAATCCATTGTTTTTGTTAGTACAATAAGAGCACCTCTCTGCAG GACACAAAGTATGCATTGCTCATGCTCTATGTGCACATCTGTGTGTTGTGAAGAAAATGCTGTACTAATTGGAAAGGTTTTTATGGGATATGTTCTGCCATCAGCTACCTTGACAACCATTGAGAGCCTTTCCTGCATCGCAGTTTATGAACCTAATTATGTCATAGCTGCTGAATTGAGTGGGACATTGCGTGTCTGGTTGATGAATTGTAATTGGAG TAAATCTTTGGAGGAGTTTGTGCTACCAAGTTTTGATTATTTAAGACCTGCAGTAGAGTTGAAAACAGTACCGAAGAGCGACTGTCTCCTTGTAGGTCATAATGGCATTGGCAGCTTTGGTTTATG GAACATATCGAAGAGGGTACTCCTTTCCAGATTTTTGAATCCGGGCAATTTGATCTTTCAGATTCTTCCAATTGGTATGTTCAATTTTCAAGATGAGATCAACACTTCATCTTGTCAGAATATGAAGCTCATGCAAGAAATTTCACATCATCGTGTTGCTGAAGCTGTTGCGACTCCATTGCAAGATGATAATGCCGTGTGGATACTAGTTTCTGCTGATACAGATTCAGATCCTCAAGTGGTTAATCACCCCAAAGAACGACAACCGACTTCAAATGCATCTTGGAGGCCAGCTCTTTTAGTGAGAAATATAGTAGTCATGGGGCACATGGTGGATTTTAG GGCTTCTTCTGTAGATGTATCTGATGGTTATGGATTTATTGGCACACATGATGGTGTCTTGTACAAGTGGGAATTATCAACCGGAAAGAAATTGTCAAATTTGCTCCGAGTCCAGT CGGGGAGCATTATGTGCACTGCAGTGGACTCCAAATCTGGTGTAGTGGCGGTTGCTGATGAGAAATGTCGGTTGCTGATTTTAAGGCAGAAGATAATGTGA